The sequence TAACATGGTCTCATCTTTGTTGATAAAAATATCGCGAACAACAGGCTCCATCAACCACGCCAATAACGGTTGAGACGCGGCAGCAATGACCATAGACAGCATCGCACACGCTAGCTTGATCTTGTGAGGCAAAAGATAACCGCGCACCAGACGAAGAACCAACTCACCTGTATCTAGATGGGCCGTCTCTGGCTGTATTTTTTTTGCAGCCTCATCACCCTTCGTTATTTTATTAAACACTGCGTTTCCATCTAAATTGGAATAAAAGCAAAATCAAATCTCAAACCCCATTGTACCCCCACTCTTTAATTGGTTCGTAATTTGGGTATATATACGCCATTCACGAAACTACCAAATACACTGCCGAGCAAAATATGCTTGATGGGACGACCGGATTTATCAACCTCCAAGTGTCTCTCAGCCACATATGTTGTATGAATTTCATCATTAACCATTACATGATACCAAGGCTTATCTTTGGGCGGCTTGCTCCTTGCAACTTGCACATACCAATCCTGGGTTCCAGAAAAACAAGGGTCCACATCAAAAATTACCCCTCGGTAATCAAAAAGTACATGGCGCACCACTTGACCAATAATAAAGTGACCTTCAGTTGACTCCATTAGATGCCCTAGTCACCTCAAATGATACAAAAACACCCACCAAGCATTCAGTCTATTCTACCCTCAACTTTTCTACTTTAACCCATCCTTGTCTATTCACGCTTATGCCAAAACGCTGAGCTATGTCATCATATCATAATAAAATCCAA comes from Rhodospirillaceae bacterium and encodes:
- a CDS encoding DNA-binding protein, which gives rise to MESTEGHFIIGQVVRHVLFDYRGVIFDVDPCFSGTQDWYVQVARSKPPKDKPWYHVMVNDEIHTTYVAERHLEVDKSGRPIKHILLGSVFGSFVNGVYIPKLRTN